In one Dermatophilaceae bacterium Sec6.4 genomic region, the following are encoded:
- a CDS encoding alpha/beta hydrolase-fold protein produces the protein MFEPNSTVVVWALWGLAVLGVIGICWLWPRLANRGVTPVLGRALSQVVASTLVVLAVGGLLNQQNGWYGSWTDLGNDILGNPPVIAHQALRGHLQYTQHFDSQAARRTDQRAQQRFGVERATFQRTLGLHTKSNAQGQAQGQYVSVVVPGLGLTGRKDAGKVTVWLPPSYATGSQSTTYPVIEAFSGISGSPRDYQTKVKFQDIIAMEHQRFGLVEPIVIIPDYNPSALDTECVNSPGVPMETWVTQTIPTWVLHHLRARPDRGSWAALGYSAGAFCAEVSAVLNPQQYGALLIFGGYNHPEWGSWLPFGKLSAWPERYNILKDLRVSPPPIDVWIEQSEADPESLGEAKHFIQAVRAPTSVTTIALKGAGHRFDVWRGVMPDALKWLAKSEPAFQSRVVPPDVRLPSASPVHPSATAPPAPPSKPGPTPSNDPTSSAPYPA, from the coding sequence GTGTTTGAACCAAATAGCACGGTAGTGGTGTGGGCGTTGTGGGGCCTCGCCGTTCTGGGGGTTATCGGGATTTGTTGGCTCTGGCCGCGGTTGGCAAACCGTGGAGTGACACCCGTACTGGGTAGAGCGCTCTCTCAGGTTGTCGCATCAACGCTCGTGGTGCTGGCCGTCGGGGGCTTGTTGAACCAGCAGAATGGCTGGTACGGCAGTTGGACCGACCTCGGGAACGACATCCTGGGCAATCCACCTGTCATAGCCCACCAGGCACTCAGGGGTCATCTGCAGTACACCCAGCACTTCGATTCTCAGGCCGCTCGTAGGACAGACCAACGGGCGCAGCAGAGGTTCGGGGTGGAACGCGCAACGTTCCAACGCACCCTGGGTCTGCACACCAAGTCCAACGCGCAAGGTCAGGCGCAAGGTCAGTATGTTTCCGTGGTGGTGCCCGGACTCGGACTCACCGGGCGAAAGGATGCGGGCAAGGTCACAGTGTGGCTTCCGCCGTCCTACGCCACCGGCTCGCAGAGCACCACCTACCCGGTGATCGAGGCGTTTTCTGGTATCTCTGGAAGCCCTCGCGACTATCAGACGAAGGTCAAGTTCCAGGACATCATCGCAATGGAGCACCAACGGTTCGGATTGGTCGAACCGATCGTGATCATCCCTGACTACAACCCCTCGGCCCTGGACACGGAGTGCGTCAACTCCCCTGGGGTCCCGATGGAGACCTGGGTGACCCAGACCATCCCGACCTGGGTGCTGCATCACCTGCGGGCCCGGCCGGACCGGGGATCATGGGCGGCGCTGGGGTACAGCGCGGGCGCGTTCTGCGCAGAGGTGAGCGCCGTGCTGAACCCACAGCAGTACGGTGCGCTGCTGATCTTCGGTGGATACAACCACCCGGAATGGGGCAGTTGGTTGCCGTTCGGCAAGCTGTCCGCGTGGCCGGAGAGGTACAACATCCTGAAGGATCTGCGGGTGTCGCCGCCACCTATCGACGTATGGATCGAACAGTCGGAAGCGGATCCGGAATCGTTGGGGGAGGCGAAGCACTTCATCCAAGCCGTGCGTGCGCCGACCTCGGTCACGACGATCGCGCTGAAAGGTGCCGGGCACCGGTTCGATGTGTGGAGAGGTGTGATGCCCGACGCCCTGAAGTGGTTGGCGAAGTCCGAACCGGCGTTCCAATCCCGCGTCGTGCCCCCTGACGTACGACTCCCCTCCGCCAGCCCGGTGCACCCGTCGGCTACGGCGCCACCTGCTCCCCCCAGTAAACCCGGTCCCACTCCGAGTAACGACCCCACGTCGTCGGCGCCCTATCCGGCCTGA
- the xdhC gene encoding xanthine dehydrogenase accessory protein XdhC: MHWLNAVAQLRERREAGILVTLASVRGHAPRAAGAKMVVSATAEFGTIGGGNLEATAVVRARAMLSAAASGPESFELALNERAPVQHGTQCCGGQVQVLLEPLAVVPSVAIFGMGHVGVELARILSRQDLELHLIDSRSAYASPASPAVYDDSLATLHWHHSPVPELVLGEVPAGTHVLIMTHDHAEDAALCDTALRCTQLGTIGVIGSRAKWRRFDKRLREEGHSPQALARISCPIGVPELVGKEPATIAVSAAAALLHTIAAERATAAAHVSSPHTS; this comes from the coding sequence ATGCACTGGCTCAACGCTGTTGCCCAACTGCGTGAGCGCAGGGAGGCCGGGATTCTCGTGACCCTGGCCTCCGTGCGCGGCCACGCTCCCCGCGCAGCCGGCGCGAAGATGGTCGTTTCGGCGACCGCTGAGTTCGGCACGATCGGCGGTGGCAACCTGGAAGCCACCGCCGTGGTGCGGGCTCGCGCGATGCTGTCCGCCGCTGCCTCAGGCCCGGAATCCTTCGAGCTGGCACTCAACGAGCGGGCACCGGTCCAACACGGCACGCAGTGCTGCGGCGGGCAGGTTCAGGTACTCCTCGAACCGTTGGCGGTAGTGCCGTCAGTGGCCATCTTCGGGATGGGTCACGTCGGTGTGGAGCTGGCGCGCATTCTGTCCCGCCAGGATCTGGAGCTGCACCTGATCGACTCACGATCGGCCTACGCGAGCCCGGCATCTCCTGCCGTGTACGACGATTCGCTGGCAACGTTGCACTGGCACCATTCGCCCGTGCCCGAGCTCGTGCTCGGTGAGGTGCCGGCCGGAACGCACGTGCTGATCATGACCCACGATCACGCCGAAGATGCGGCTCTGTGCGATACCGCGCTGCGGTGCACGCAACTGGGCACGATCGGGGTGATCGGGTCGCGCGCCAAATGGCGCCGGTTCGACAAGCGCCTCCGCGAAGAGGGGCACTCCCCGCAGGCGCTCGCGCGCATCAGCTGCCCGATCGGCGTCCCCGAGCTGGTCGGCAAAGAGCCGGCCACCATCGCCGTCTCTGCCGCCGCCGCTCTGCTGCACACGATCGCAGCTGAGCGGGCCACCGCAGCTGCCCACGTTTCATCCCCGCACACCTCCTGA
- a CDS encoding NlpC/P60 family protein — translation MGSYAPRHLQNEPNRVFAAISRRGAAIGIGAAVIVPSLVAADLVTATSASASTNVVVLHSGSTGYYVKVVQKRLNIPQTSRFDARTLHAVKNFQRMRHLARDGYVGPNTWRALGGFPGAPTASKPSSPAATSNVVTIAKRYTGVPYVWGGSTPRGFDCSGFTSYVYRQVGRSLPRTADQQAGATKRVSTPRPGDLVFFGYPAHHVGIYVGNNQIIDSAKPGTRVHVHQIWGSHYFGRV, via the coding sequence ATGGGTTCCTACGCCCCCCGCCACTTGCAGAACGAGCCGAACCGAGTGTTCGCCGCCATCTCCCGCCGCGGTGCCGCCATCGGCATCGGTGCGGCCGTGATCGTGCCGAGTCTGGTCGCAGCAGACCTGGTGACCGCCACCTCCGCCTCTGCGTCCACCAACGTCGTCGTGCTGCACAGCGGTTCGACCGGGTACTACGTGAAGGTGGTGCAGAAGCGGCTGAACATCCCGCAGACCTCGCGGTTCGATGCTCGAACTCTGCACGCCGTCAAGAACTTCCAGCGGATGAGGCATCTCGCGCGCGATGGTTACGTCGGGCCGAATACCTGGCGGGCGCTCGGCGGCTTCCCGGGCGCACCGACCGCGAGCAAGCCCAGTAGTCCGGCCGCCACCTCGAATGTGGTCACCATTGCAAAGCGTTACACCGGTGTTCCCTACGTCTGGGGTGGTTCCACCCCCCGAGGCTTCGACTGCTCCGGATTCACCTCCTATGTCTACCGCCAGGTCGGGCGCTCGCTGCCGCGCACCGCTGACCAGCAGGCAGGGGCCACCAAACGCGTCTCCACCCCCAGGCCCGGCGACCTCGTCTTCTTCGGCTATCCCGCTCACCACGTCGGTATCTATGTCGGAAACAACCAGATCATCGACTCGGCGAAGCCGGGAACGCGCGTTCACGTGCATCAGATCTGGGGCTCGCACTACTTCGGTCGTGTCTGA
- the dnaB gene encoding replicative DNA helicase, with protein sequence MAELEGAFSGGRNGSQDGLVPPQDLHAEQSVLGGMMLSKDAIADAAEAVRGTDFYRPAHEAIYEAIIDLYGRGEPADAITVADELGKRGELSRIGGQAYLHELIQSVPTAANAGYYAAIVAERAVLRRLVDAGTRITQMGYASGGGSVVDVINEAQAEIFKVTGSKEKEDYVKLGAVIEDTADEIEAASSTAGQLTGVPTGFTDLDQLTNGLHGGQMIVIAARPAVGKSTLGLDIARAASIKHGMTSIVFSLEMSRSEISMRLLSAEANIQLQHMRKGSMRDEDWTKMASTMGRIADAPLFIDDSPNMSLMEIRSKCRRLKERENLKLVVIDYLQLMSSGKRVESRQQEVSEFSRALKLLAKELMVPVIAISQLNRGPEQRTDKKPMMSDLRESGSIEQDADMVILLHRDDAFNRDSDRPGEADLIVAKHRNGPTDTIGLAFQGHYSRFTNMAKEF encoded by the coding sequence ATCGCAGAGCTCGAGGGCGCGTTCAGCGGTGGCCGCAACGGGTCGCAGGACGGTCTGGTGCCACCGCAGGATCTCCATGCCGAGCAATCGGTGCTGGGCGGCATGATGCTCAGCAAGGACGCGATCGCTGACGCCGCTGAAGCAGTGCGTGGTACCGATTTCTACCGGCCCGCTCACGAGGCCATCTACGAAGCGATCATCGATCTGTACGGTCGTGGTGAACCGGCTGACGCGATCACCGTCGCGGATGAGCTGGGCAAGCGTGGCGAGTTGAGTCGCATCGGTGGACAGGCCTACCTGCACGAGTTGATCCAATCGGTCCCTACGGCCGCCAATGCGGGCTACTACGCCGCGATCGTGGCCGAGCGCGCCGTCCTGCGTCGGTTGGTCGATGCGGGCACCCGCATCACCCAGATGGGGTATGCCAGCGGCGGCGGGTCAGTGGTCGATGTCATCAACGAAGCCCAGGCCGAGATCTTCAAAGTCACCGGCAGCAAAGAGAAAGAGGACTACGTCAAGCTCGGCGCGGTCATCGAGGACACGGCCGATGAGATCGAGGCCGCCAGCAGCACAGCGGGCCAACTGACAGGCGTACCGACGGGGTTCACCGATCTGGACCAGCTGACCAACGGTTTGCACGGTGGTCAGATGATCGTCATCGCCGCGCGGCCTGCTGTCGGCAAGTCCACCCTGGGTCTGGACATCGCGCGCGCAGCCTCGATCAAGCACGGCATGACGTCGATCGTCTTCAGTCTGGAAATGAGCCGCTCAGAGATCTCGATGCGGTTGTTGTCGGCCGAGGCGAACATCCAGCTGCAGCACATGCGCAAGGGATCGATGCGCGATGAGGACTGGACCAAGATGGCCTCCACGATGGGCCGGATCGCCGATGCGCCCTTGTTCATCGACGACTCGCCCAACATGTCGTTGATGGAGATTCGTTCCAAATGTCGCCGGCTCAAGGAGCGCGAGAATCTCAAACTCGTGGTTATCGACTATCTGCAGCTGATGAGCAGCGGTAAGCGGGTCGAGTCACGCCAGCAGGAGGTCTCAGAATTCTCGCGTGCGTTGAAGTTGCTCGCGAAGGAGCTGATGGTGCCGGTGATCGCCATCTCGCAGCTGAACCGTGGACCGGAGCAGCGGACTGACAAGAAACCGATGATGAGTGACCTGCGTGAGTCCGGATCGATCGAGCAGGACGCGGACATGGTGATCCTGCTGCACCGCGACGATGCTTTCAATCGTGACTCGGACCGGCCCGGTGAGGCCGACCTGATCGTGGCCAAGCACCGAAACGGTCCGACCGACACGATCGGTCTGGCGTTCCAAGGTCATTACAGTCGCTTCACCAATATGGCCAAGGAGTTCTAA
- the guaD gene encoding guanine deaminase, whose amino-acid sequence MTIYRATVLDTPQNPFDGGTLRSEQDGGLLVQDGVITARGNFADVRREHPDEPVEQLNGGLLLPGFVDTHVHYPQVRAIGGLGMPLLDWLERCALPEEARLADPEYAQGTADDFVRSLVHAGTTSALVFGAHFVPAVDALFTRAASGGLRITTGLVLSDRILRDDLLTTIEAALAGSHELAKRWHGTGYARYAVTPRFSLSCTDDMMAASGQLMNEIPDAWFTSHVNENTAEVAQVEQLFGTSYVGSYERHGLLGRRSVLAHNVHASDEELAMLSRHDTGVAHCPTSNSALGSGMFPLKRHLEHGVRVAFGTDVGGGTGFSMFKEGLQSYFIQQLQGQDGAPLTPAHLLHLATSAGAAMLQRDEVGDFSVGKHFDAVWLRGADDSALQVNLRNALDIDNALAKAFALGTEETVKKVWINGNSVKG is encoded by the coding sequence GTGACGATTTATCGCGCCACCGTGCTCGACACCCCGCAGAACCCCTTTGACGGGGGGACTCTGCGCAGTGAGCAGGACGGCGGGCTGCTCGTGCAGGACGGCGTCATCACCGCTCGCGGCAACTTCGCCGACGTTCGGCGTGAGCACCCGGATGAGCCGGTCGAGCAGCTGAATGGCGGACTGCTGCTGCCTGGTTTCGTCGATACCCACGTGCACTACCCGCAGGTGCGGGCGATCGGCGGACTCGGCATGCCGTTGTTGGACTGGTTGGAGCGGTGCGCGTTACCCGAGGAGGCCCGGCTCGCCGACCCGGAATACGCGCAGGGCACTGCCGACGATTTCGTCCGTTCGTTGGTGCATGCCGGGACGACGAGCGCACTCGTCTTCGGTGCGCACTTCGTGCCGGCCGTCGATGCGCTCTTCACCCGCGCGGCGAGCGGTGGGCTACGAATCACCACCGGTCTGGTGCTCAGCGACCGCATTCTGCGCGACGACCTGCTCACCACGATCGAGGCCGCGCTGGCCGGCAGTCACGAGTTGGCGAAGCGTTGGCACGGCACTGGGTACGCGCGATACGCCGTCACGCCCCGCTTCTCGCTGTCCTGCACCGACGACATGATGGCCGCTTCCGGGCAACTGATGAACGAGATCCCGGACGCGTGGTTCACCAGCCATGTCAACGAGAACACCGCCGAGGTGGCCCAGGTCGAACAGCTCTTCGGTACCAGTTACGTGGGTAGTTACGAACGACACGGCCTGCTCGGTCGGCGCAGCGTGCTGGCGCACAATGTGCACGCGAGCGATGAGGAGCTGGCGATGCTGAGCCGCCACGATACGGGCGTCGCGCACTGCCCCACCAGCAACTCGGCATTGGGCAGCGGGATGTTCCCATTGAAACGGCACCTGGAACACGGCGTGCGCGTTGCGTTCGGCACCGACGTCGGCGGCGGCACCGGCTTCTCGATGTTCAAAGAGGGCCTGCAGAGCTACTTCATCCAGCAGTTGCAGGGCCAGGACGGCGCCCCGCTCACCCCGGCACACCTGCTGCACCTGGCCACCTCAGCCGGCGCAGCCATGTTGCAACGCGATGAGGTCGGCGACTTCAGCGTCGGCAAACACTTCGATGCGGTGTGGCTGCGCGGCGCTGACGACAGCGCCCTGCAGGTCAACTTGCGCAATGCGCTCGACATCGACAACGCGCTGGCCAAAGCCTTCGCACTCGGCACCGAAGAAACCGTCAAAAAGGTCTGGATCAACGGGAACAGCGTCAAAGGCTGA
- the xdhB gene encoding xanthine dehydrogenase molybdopterin binding subunit, whose protein sequence is MSSLSERPSNSVVGQTIPHEAADLHVTGLALYTDDLVGRTKDCLHAWPVQSVHAHATVTRLNTAPALEVEGVVRVLGASDVPGVNDAGTKHDEPLFPTEVMYYGHAIVWVLGETLEAARLGAAAVEVDYEPLPSVMTAREAIAADSFQGAQPHMERGDVGAGFEEAAHVFSGEFEFKGQEHFYLETHCSLAHVDENGQIFVQCSTQHPSETQEILSHVLGRPAHEITVQCLRMGGGFGGKEMQPHGLASIAALGSILTGRPVRLRLNRTLDMTMTGKRHGFHTQWRVGFDADGGLVALDATLTADGGWSIDLSEPVLARAVCHIDNAYWIPNVRVNGRIAKTNKTSQTAFRGFGGPQGMLVIEDILGRCAPLLGIDPAQLRRQNFYGPGQTTPYGQPVTQWDRVQHAWDQVITSGDVQARQAQIAEFNEAHTDVKRALAMTAVKFGISFNLTAFNQGGALVLVYKDGSVLINHGGTEMGQGLHTKMLQVAATALGVPLSMVRLAPTRTDKVPNTSATAASSGADLNGGAVKNACEQIRERLAGVASQHFGVNAADVRFENGMVTAIGSKAEAMNWSDLTMRAYFHRVQLSASGYYRTEGLHWDSSVMQGEPFKYFAHGVAATEVEVDGFTGAYRTRRVDIVHDVGDSLSPLVDLGQIEGGYVQGAGWMTLEELVWDESDRPTRGKLSTQAASTYKLPSFSEMPEVFNVALLEHAHEEGAVYGSKAVGEPPLMLAFSVREALRQAAAAFGEPGASVNLGLPSTPEAVYWAVESARSGLADGDMERDSQAAGQVPDQPGPGAHAMHPVSEQLSHEPVAATSVKA, encoded by the coding sequence ATGAGTTCTCTATCCGAGCGTCCCAGTAATTCCGTTGTCGGGCAGACGATTCCGCACGAGGCGGCCGATCTGCATGTCACCGGGCTCGCGCTCTACACCGACGACCTCGTCGGTCGCACCAAGGACTGCCTGCATGCCTGGCCCGTCCAGTCGGTGCACGCGCACGCCACCGTCACCCGACTGAACACGGCGCCCGCGCTCGAGGTCGAGGGCGTCGTACGCGTGCTCGGGGCGAGCGATGTGCCCGGCGTGAACGACGCGGGCACCAAGCACGACGAGCCGCTCTTCCCGACCGAGGTCATGTACTACGGCCACGCCATCGTGTGGGTGCTGGGCGAGACCCTCGAAGCGGCCCGTCTCGGCGCAGCAGCAGTCGAGGTCGACTACGAGCCACTGCCGTCGGTGATGACCGCGCGTGAGGCCATCGCCGCCGATAGCTTCCAGGGTGCCCAGCCCCACATGGAGCGCGGCGATGTCGGCGCCGGTTTCGAAGAGGCCGCCCACGTCTTCTCCGGCGAATTCGAGTTCAAGGGTCAGGAGCACTTCTACCTGGAGACGCACTGCTCGCTGGCTCACGTGGACGAGAACGGTCAGATCTTCGTGCAGTGCAGCACCCAGCACCCGAGTGAGACCCAGGAAATCCTGTCCCACGTCCTCGGTCGACCGGCGCATGAGATCACCGTGCAGTGCCTACGGATGGGTGGCGGTTTCGGCGGCAAGGAGATGCAGCCACATGGCCTCGCGTCGATCGCCGCGCTCGGCTCGATCCTCACCGGTCGCCCGGTCCGGTTGCGCCTGAACCGAACCCTGGACATGACGATGACCGGTAAACGCCACGGGTTCCACACGCAGTGGCGGGTGGGCTTCGACGCGGACGGCGGGCTGGTCGCGCTCGATGCAACGCTGACCGCTGACGGCGGCTGGAGTATCGACCTGTCCGAGCCGGTTCTGGCCCGCGCGGTCTGCCACATCGACAACGCCTACTGGATCCCGAATGTGCGGGTCAACGGCCGCATCGCCAAGACCAACAAGACGTCACAGACCGCATTCCGCGGATTCGGCGGCCCCCAGGGCATGCTGGTGATCGAGGACATCCTCGGCCGGTGTGCGCCGCTGCTCGGCATCGATCCTGCGCAGCTACGCCGCCAGAATTTCTACGGCCCCGGTCAGACCACGCCCTACGGTCAGCCGGTGACCCAGTGGGACCGCGTGCAGCATGCGTGGGACCAGGTCATCACCTCCGGTGACGTGCAGGCTCGCCAGGCGCAGATCGCCGAATTCAACGAGGCGCACACCGACGTCAAGCGCGCCCTGGCGATGACGGCCGTGAAGTTCGGGATCTCCTTCAACCTCACGGCGTTCAACCAGGGCGGCGCGCTCGTGCTGGTCTACAAGGACGGGTCGGTACTGATCAACCACGGTGGCACCGAGATGGGTCAGGGCCTGCACACCAAGATGCTGCAGGTCGCCGCGACCGCACTCGGCGTCCCGCTGTCGATGGTGCGGCTCGCGCCGACGCGGACCGACAAGGTGCCCAACACCTCAGCTACTGCTGCGAGTTCAGGAGCTGACCTCAATGGTGGCGCCGTGAAGAACGCGTGTGAGCAGATACGCGAGCGGCTGGCCGGGGTTGCGTCCCAGCACTTCGGCGTCAACGCAGCCGACGTGCGCTTCGAGAACGGAATGGTCACCGCGATCGGCAGCAAGGCCGAGGCAATGAACTGGTCGGACCTGACCATGCGCGCGTACTTCCATCGCGTGCAGTTGTCGGCGTCCGGTTACTACCGCACCGAGGGGCTGCACTGGGACTCCTCGGTGATGCAGGGTGAGCCGTTCAAGTATTTCGCGCACGGAGTTGCCGCGACCGAGGTGGAGGTCGACGGGTTCACCGGCGCCTACCGCACCCGCCGGGTCGACATCGTGCACGACGTCGGCGACAGCCTCTCCCCGTTGGTGGACCTGGGCCAGATCGAGGGCGGTTACGTACAGGGTGCGGGCTGGATGACGTTGGAAGAGCTGGTCTGGGACGAGAGCGATCGGCCGACGCGCGGCAAGCTGTCGACGCAGGCAGCGAGCACCTACAAGCTACCGAGCTTCTCCGAAATGCCGGAGGTCTTCAACGTGGCGTTGCTGGAGCACGCGCACGAGGAAGGCGCCGTCTACGGCTCGAAAGCTGTCGGTGAGCCCCCCTTGATGCTGGCGTTCTCCGTACGGGAGGCGCTACGTCAGGCTGCTGCCGCCTTCGGCGAGCCCGGCGCGAGCGTCAACCTGGGCCTGCCCTCAACACCGGAAGCGGTCTACTGGGCCGTGGAGTCGGCCCGTTCCGGCCTCGCCGACGGTGACATGGAGCGTGATTCCCAGGCCGCCGGGCAGGTGCCCGATCAACCGGGCCCCGGCGCTCACGCAATGCACCCGGTCTCTGAGCAGCTATCCCACGAGCCGGTTGCTGCTACTTCGGTAAAGGCCTGA
- a CDS encoding NlpC/P60 family protein has translation MKRRPGMAATLRPALTSRTTMVVGGVAVTVASVGGVALAGPAMAAPTQTDVVVLQYGSSGSLVKVAQQRLGGLTVDGQFGPATQQGVTSFQARKGLATDGVVGPLTWAALGGFPGTSAGPTPPPPPPPPTCSVKVLRYGASGPLVSVLQQRVGVSSDGQFGPATLGAVKSYQTSNGITADGSGVVGAATWRALGGMPCNVAPTPPAPPAGGSGPSTPTTAKLAEVVRVAQQYLGVPYVWGGTTPSGFDCSGLTQYVYAKVGLTLPRTSQAQQAYATPTTSPVPGDLIFFGYPASHEGIYIGGGKMIAAPRPGLQVRIQDYYNPTGFGTLR, from the coding sequence ATGAAGCGCCGGCCAGGAATGGCCGCCACGCTCCGCCCCGCCCTGACGTCACGCACGACGATGGTTGTCGGGGGTGTGGCGGTAACAGTCGCTTCCGTGGGTGGGGTGGCCCTCGCCGGTCCCGCCATGGCAGCACCCACCCAGACCGATGTGGTTGTTCTGCAGTACGGCTCGAGCGGGTCGCTGGTGAAGGTGGCGCAGCAGCGCCTCGGCGGACTCACGGTCGACGGACAGTTCGGCCCCGCCACCCAGCAGGGCGTCACGTCGTTTCAGGCGCGTAAGGGGTTGGCGACCGATGGTGTCGTGGGACCGCTGACCTGGGCCGCCCTAGGTGGCTTCCCCGGTACCTCTGCCGGGCCCACCCCGCCGCCCCCGCCGCCCCCGCCTACCTGCAGCGTGAAGGTGCTGCGTTACGGCGCATCGGGGCCGCTCGTCAGCGTTCTGCAGCAGCGGGTCGGAGTTTCCAGCGACGGACAGTTCGGACCGGCAACCCTCGGCGCCGTCAAGTCTTACCAGACCAGCAACGGCATCACCGCTGACGGCAGTGGTGTCGTCGGTGCAGCCACCTGGCGCGCTCTCGGCGGGATGCCCTGCAACGTCGCACCCACCCCGCCGGCACCGCCTGCGGGCGGTAGTGGGCCATCGACGCCGACCACCGCGAAACTCGCCGAGGTGGTGCGCGTAGCCCAGCAGTACCTCGGCGTGCCCTACGTATGGGGCGGTACCACCCCGAGTGGTTTCGACTGCTCTGGTCTGACCCAGTACGTCTACGCCAAAGTCGGACTGACCCTGCCCCGCACGTCGCAGGCACAACAGGCGTATGCGACACCGACGACGTCGCCCGTGCCAGGTGATCTCATCTTCTTCGGCTACCCGGCCTCCCACGAGGGGATCTACATCGGTGGTGGCAAGATGATCGCCGCACCGAGACCTGGCCTCCAGGTCCGCATCCAGGACTACTACAACCCGACCGGGTTCGGCACCCTGCGGTAG